Proteins from a single region of Hypanus sabinus isolate sHypSab1 chromosome 26, sHypSab1.hap1, whole genome shotgun sequence:
- the LOC132381606 gene encoding gastrula zinc finger protein XlCGF26.1-like, whose protein sequence is MSSDMMNCQRAQSREKSFTCSECGKGFTRSSLLRTHQRVHSGERPFTCSMCGKGFTHSSHLQTHQRVHTGERRFICSVCGRGFNQSSSLKIHQRVHATDRPFTCSDCGKEFIQLSNLRTHQKIHSGDRPFTCSVCGMGFTRSSQLLKHRRVHTVERPFTCSECGKGFIESSNLQSHQRVHTGERPFTCSVCGKGFTHSSHVMRHQRIHTGERPFICSVCGKGFNQSSHLMIHQRVHTGERPFTCTVCGKGYIQSSELLAHQRVHTGERPFTCSECGKGFTHSSHLIRHQRVHTGERPFICSVCGKGFNQSSHLMIHQRVHTGERLFTCTVCGKGYLKSSELLAHQRVHTGERPFTCSECGKGFIHSSNLQKHQRVHTGERPFICSECGKAYVHQSNLQKHQRVHTGERPFACSQCGKAFTQSTQLLRHQQVHTKERVHTSVSRETYSVIPPADTPVSSEW, encoded by the coding sequence ATGTCATCTGACATGATGAATTGCCAGAGAGCCCAAAGCAGAGAGAAatcattcacctgctctgagtgtggaaagggattcactcggtcatctctcCTGCGGACACACCAGCGGGTTCactctggagagaggccgttcacctgctccatgtgcgggaagggattcactcactcgtcCCACCTgcagacacaccagcgagttcacactggggagaggcgaTTCATTTGctctgtgtgtgggaggggattcaatcagtcatccagcctgaagatacatcagcgagttcacgcCACAGATAGACCGTTCACCTGTTctgactgtgggaaggaattcattCAGTTGTCTAACCTGAGGACACATCAGAAAATTCACTCTGGGGacaggcctttcacctgctccgtgtgtggaATGGGATTCACTCGTTCATCCCAACTACTAAAACACAGGCGAGTTCACACTgtagagaggccgttcacctgttctgagtgtgggaagggattcattgagtcatccaacctgcagtcacatcagcgagttcacaccggggagaggccattcacctgctctgtgtgtgggaagggattcactcattcatcccacGTCATGAGACACCAACGAATTCACACCGGCGAGAGACCGTTCATTTGCTCTGTGTGCGGAAAGGGATTCAATCAGTCGTCCCACCTGAtgatacaccagcgagttcacactggggagaggccgttcacttgcaccgtgtgtgggaagggatacaTTCAGTCATCggaactactggcacaccagcgtgttcacactggggagaggccgttcacctgctctgaatgtgggaaaggattcactcactcatcccacCTGatcagacaccagcgagttcacaccggggagaggccgttcatttgctctgtgtgtgggaaaggattcaatcAGTCGTCCCACCTGAtgatacaccagcgagttcacactggggagaggttgTTCACTTGCaccgtgtgtgggaagggataccTTAAATCATCCGAGTTACTggcacaccagcgtgttcacactggggagaggccattcacctgctctgagtgtgggaagggattcatccATTCTTCCAACCTGCAAAaacaccagcgtgttcacaccggggagaggccgttcatctgctctgaatgtgggaaggcgtACGTTCATCAATCCAACCTGcaaaaacaccagcgagttcacactggggagagaccgtttgCCTGCTCTCAGTGTGGAAAGGCATTCACTCAGTCAACCCAGCTTCTGAGGCATCAGCAAGTGCACACTAAGGAGAGGGTTCACACCAGTGTGAGCAGAGAGACTTACTCGGTCATTCCGCCTGCTGATACACCAGTGAGCTCAGAGTGGTGA